A window of Pseudobdellovibrionaceae bacterium genomic DNA:
GTAGAAGAATTTTCTAAACAGCTAGAGTTAGAAATGGACTTTGTGGTAGAGGCAAATAACACGCAAAAACTGCATGCTTTTTTTCAAGGCGACGCTACGGTAAAAATTCCACAAGTGTACAGAGAGGAAAGTTCGGCCCAAATTTTAATTTTAGAAGAAATTAAAGGGGTTAGTTTTTCAGAAATAAATACTTTAAGCCACTCCGAAGAACAGTTAACAGAAATTTTAGATAAAACTTTAAAAGCATATTTAAAAATGCTTTTTCAAAGAGGCCTTTATCATGCCGACTTGCATTCGGGAAACCTTTTTTATACCAGCGATAACAAGGTGGCCTTTATTGATTTTGGGCAAGTGGGTCGTTTAAATAAAAGAGAGCAAATGAGCATTTCGCATATGCTAACGGCTTTGTCCGAAGAAGATTACGAAAGATTTGCCATGGAGTATTTAGATTTAAGCCATTCTGGAGAGGTGTCTTTAGAAAGTTTTAGTTCGGCCTTGCAAAATTTAATTGACCCTTATTACGGGTTAAATTTAAAGGGAGTAAAGCTTGGACAGGTATTTATGGAAACGGCAAACTTGGCCTTTCAACATAAAATAAAAATTCCCATATACTTAATGATTTTTTTTAAGTCTATATTAAGTTTAGAGGGTACGGGCCGTAGCTTGTCAGGAAATTTTAATTTTATAAAATCGGCCCAAGAATTTGCCGATCAATTTATTAAAGAGGGGCACGAGCAGGATTACTGGAAGGCCTCCTTAGATTTTGTGTTGCGCGACTTAAACCATTTATTTTTTTCAAGCCCAAGGCAGCTCCGCTCGTGGTTTAGGCAGGTGGGTGACCCCAATTATAAATGGAAAGTAGATATACAAAATTTAAACACAGTGGCCCATGCCCTTAATCGACTAGCCTTATTTGTGCTATTGGGACTGATTTTTATAGGCTTAGTT
This region includes:
- a CDS encoding phosphotransferase, translating into MFENKIFKTLGNISRVSSILKTFSSYGFQEFILKLGLSKLVPNVVFSHAYKKLSAQKRLRMCFEKLGPTFVKLGQILAHRTDLLPLDFCKELAVLHNQVEVLDFKTMEAVLIQHYGKEYLKSFKSFSTTPVGSGSIAQTYKACLLDGSDVVVKLQKPEIRETIKEDIAILQTLAGLIEKYIPEFKMYQPKRLVEEFSKQLELEMDFVVEANNTQKLHAFFQGDATVKIPQVYREESSAQILILEEIKGVSFSEINTLSHSEEQLTEILDKTLKAYLKMLFQRGLYHADLHSGNLFYTSDNKVAFIDFGQVGRLNKREQMSISHMLTALSEEDYERFAMEYLDLSHSGEVSLESFSSALQNLIDPYYGLNLKGVKLGQVFMETANLAFQHKIKIPIYLMIFFKSILSLEGTGRSLSGNFNFIKSAQEFADQFIKEGHEQDYWKASLDFVLRDLNHLFFSSPRQLRSWFRQVGDPNYKWKVDIQNLNTVAHALNRLALFVLLGLIFIGLVIGLVHWY